cagatatatgtatatatacatgtatatatatatatatatatgtacatatatgtatatatatatatatatatatatatatatatatatatatatatatatatatatatatatatatttatatatatacatatatatatatatatatatatatatatacacatatgttcatatttatatctatatctattttttatgtatgtatgtatatataatatatatacacacatacacacacgcccatacacacacacacacacacacacacaaacacacatacacacacacacacacacacacacacacacacacacacacacacacacacacatatatatatatatatatatatatatatatatatatatatatatatatatatatatacatatgtttatattcatatttatatctattttttatgtatatatatatatatatatatatatatatacatacatatatatatatatatatatatatatatatatatatatatatatgttcatatttatatttatatctatttttatgtatgtatgtatatatagtatatataaatacatacatacatctatatatatatatatatatatatatatatatatatatatatatgttcatatatatatttatatctatttcttatgtatgtatgtatatataatatatatacatacatatatatatacatatatatatatatatatatatatatatatatatatatatatatatatatatatatatgtatatatgtatataagtatatatataaatatatatatatatatatatatatatatatatatatatatacataaatatatatatatacatatatatatatatatatatatatatatatgtatatataaatatatatatatatatatatatatatatatatatatatatatatatatatatatgtataaatagatataaatatatatatatatatatatatatatatatatatatatatatttgtgtgtgtgtgtgcgtgtgtgtgtgtgtgtgtgtgtgtgtgtgtgtgtgtgtgtgtgtgtgtgtttgtgtatgtgtgtgtgtgtgtgtgtgtgtgtgtgtgtgtgtgtgtgtgtgtgtgtgtgtgtgtgtgtgtgtgtgtgtgtgtgtgtgtgtgtgtgtgtgtgtgtgtgtgtgtgtgtctatatatatatatatatatatatatatatatatatatatatatatatatacatatatgcatacctatatatgtgtatatatttatatatatatatatatatgtatatatatatatatatatatatatatatatgtatgtatgtatgtatatatatatatatatatatatatatatatatatatatatatgtgtgtgtgtgtgtgtgtgtgtgtgtgtgtgtgtgtgtgtgtgtgtgtgtgtgtgtgtgtgtgtgtgtgtgtgtgtgtgtgtgtgtgtgtgtgtgtgggtgtgggtgtgtacatacattcatatatatatatatatttatatatatatatatatatatatatatatatatatatatatatatatatatatgtatatgtatatatatacatatatatatacatatatacatatttatatatatatatacatatatatatatatatatacatatatatgtatatatatatatatatatatatatatgaatacataaataaacagatacatatataaatatacatatatacatatatttatatatatacatatatttatatatatatacctatatatatacttatatatatacatatatatacacatatatatacatatatatacatatatgtatacatatatatacatacatatatatatacatatatatatatatatatacatatatatacatatatatatacatatatatatatatatttatatatatatatatatatatatatatatatatttatatgtttgtgtgtgtatgtgtgagtgtatacatgcatgtaagggcatatataaatgtgcattctAATTGTATGTACACAgatgcatttgtatatgcattaAAACATCAATCACTATTTGTACCCTTCCAGCCGCCTTCcacaaaaaacaggaaaatcgCCCAAAATGCCATGCGAGGAATGTTTATTTATAATACCAGGATAACGCGCCTCCTTCGGCGACCTCAGCTCACTGCCGCATTGCCGAGTGCATTTTGGAAGCACCTCTCTGGTCTGGCTTCGTTCTCGTGTTCGCGGTTCCCTTGTTCTGGAGAACACACTTGCATCCTGTGCGTTATGCATGCTGAGGTGGAGCTAAGGAGGCGTTCTTATCTACCGTCTACCGTGCTTGTTCTTCGAGAACTATTTTAAGAGTGCTGAACTGTGTAACATCGTATAAATGTGCAGGATATTTGTTCCTGGAAATAACACGGTCAAGGTTATAGacatttttagaaataattattacTTGTTAGTGAAGGAGAATGACCCGAAAATTAGAATGCAAGACACGGATTAAGAAGTGAAAGCAGAACAGAGTGAATGATATAACGGACAGCATTTTTAccggtttgttttttttataatcggACTAATATAAGTTTGCTTTTGAGAGTACTACATGATGAGCCGATGGTCACGTATCGcgctcattgttattatcgtcttgCAATCTTTATTCTGTGTTCATTTTCTTCACCTCAAAGGACGTAACACTCGATATAACTTGAGTAAGCTGGGCAGCAAGGAGAGCCCGTCGCTCTTCGCTCCCCTGGTGATTACCATGTGTGAGTCCTCAGATGCAGCTCTGGAAGAGGGCGAAAATATGACGGACATTATCAGTAAAGCTGATAACAGCAGCGATGCAGCATTCAAGCTTCGCGGATCATGGATAAGACAGCGAGACCAAGTGACAACGCTGCTGAAGACTCTCCTGCTATTTAGCAAGTCCCCTTTGTGGCGCATCATTGTGCTCACGGATAACCACAACACCTTCGACAAGATTGTCAAAATAGCTGATGGTTTTCCCAGTCGAGAACGAGGCCGTTTGCTTTTGGAACGTCGAGATCAGTGGTACCCCCCCGCGCACCCGGAACTGCGTGACGACTGGCGGCCCTGTGCTTGGGCAAAGCAGTTCCTGGCCGAGGCGCTCCCCGACGAAGACGCTGTGGTCTATGTGGATACAGATGTTGTGTTCCTTGGGCCCGCGGAGACAATGTGGAGCCTTTTCGGGTCACTAGATCCCCAAGAGTTAATCGCTTTGTCCGTGGAGCCGCAATACCTGTTCGACGAACCGAAACGCTTCCACGCTGGCAGTATCGGTCTCAATACTGGCGTGATGGTGACTAATCTCACGCGCCAAAGACAACTCCCCGGAGGAAGTCTAGGCTCGGCGATGATTCAAGCGGGGCTTCTCAACACACGCTACTTGTACCGACATGATCAAGATGCCCTCAACCACTACCTGAAGAAAAAACCTCACCTGTTCCTGGAAATATCGCCTCGCTGGAACTTCATCGTCGGTGCCTGTAACCGTAAGGCTCCGTACTGCGAGGACTGTGTGACTTACGGAATCGTGGTTCTCCATGGAGCCGATGCCACTTTCTACAGGCCCATCGACAGGAAGTTTCTGGTACGTTCCCTTACAATTTCCAGAGATTTTTCGCTCgtctgttttctttatctgttcaaGATAATTGATGTACTCTAGCACGAACATTTTAATTGTTGAAAAGTTCACAGAAATTATATTTAGTATTTTTCAAAATTTAtaagattaaaagataaaaaaaacaagcatataTGTTTAAATTCAAACACGTAAACTTTGAACCTAAGACACGGCAAAACAAAATTAATTTATCCCTTTCAGTATATCCCTATATAGAAcacaaagaataataagaactAACTTTGCCCTCAACATGATATATGATCCGCAGGCGATATACGACAGTCTTCTCCACATGTCCCTGGATGAGGACCCGCGTCGTCTCTTGGCCAAGATCAAAAGGAAGCTCGAAGCGCTGGACTACCTGAGCGTGAAGGACTTCATTTGCCACTCTTATGCTTTGTTTAATCATGCTGTGACCGCTAGCCTTTCTCGCCTCACTAGTTCATTGCCGTGTAACCATTGATTGCAAGCATTACCGGTATGTAGTAGGTCCAATTACTTCCCTGACGACGCAAGACTTACCATGccctggattatatatatatatacatatatatatatatatatatatatatatatatatatatatatatatatatatatatatatatatatatatataaaatatatatatatatatatatatatatatatatatatatatatatatatatatatatatatatatatatatatgcatgtatgtatataaacattatacacacacgcacacacatgaatggAAGAAACACACTACTGTGTTGATACAGTGGTAGAAAAAAACTACACAAATTAGATTTGCTGAAATTAGTGACATTTCAATAACTCAATTATGgggttttctaccacacacacacacacacacacacacacacacacacacacacacacacacacacacacacacacacacacacacacacacacacacacacacacacacacacacacacacacacacacacatacacacacacacacacacattcacacacacacacacacacacacaaacacacagttatatatatatatatatatatatatatatatatatatatatatatatatatatatgtgtgtgtgtgtgtgtgtgtgtgtgtgtgtgtgtatgtgtgtgtgtgtgtgtgtgtgtgcatatatatatatatatatacacacacacacacacacacacacacacacacacacacacacacacacacacacacacacacacacacacatacacacacatttatatatacatatatatatacatatgtgtgtgtgtgtgtgtgtgtgtgtgtgtgtgtgtgtgtgtgtgtgtgtgtgtgtgagtgtgtgtgattgtgtgtgtgtgtgtgtgagtatgtgtatatatatacatatgtgtatgtatgtatatatatatatatatatttatatatatatatatttatttatttatttatatatatacctatatatattcttaagtatatatacatataataatgaggcagagataaatagatatatagatatatataattagaaagatagctagacagataaatagatagaaagataaatagatacatagagatatgcAGGGCGGCCACAAATAACGCCTGAGAAAATAATGAGCGATTTtcttaaatgaataaaataaacaataaacaacagatGGTTTCCCTACTAAGAAAGCCTGCTAAGATTTTCTCGTCAATGAAATATCATGCgaggggaaataaaaagaaagaaaatatattcatatatatatatatatatatatatatatatatatatatatatatatatatatatatatatatatatatatatatacatatgcatacacacacacacacacacacacacacacacacacacacacacacacacacacacacacacacacacacacacacacacacacacacacacacacacacacacacacacacacacacacacacacatatatatatatatatatatacatatatatatatatacatatatatatatatatatatacatatatatatatatatatatatatatatatatatatatatataaacacacatatatatacgtgtatgtatatatatatatatatatatatatatatatatatatatatatatatatatatatatatatatatatatatatatatatatatatatatatatata
The DNA window shown above is from Penaeus vannamei isolate JL-2024 chromosome 12, ASM4276789v1, whole genome shotgun sequence and carries:
- the LOC113817457 gene encoding glucoside xylosyltransferase 1 translates to MMSRWSRIALIVIIVLQSLFCVHFLHLKGRNTRYNLSKLGSKESPSLFAPLVITMCESSDAALEEGENMTDIISKADNSSDAAFKLRGSWIRQRDQVTTLLKTLLLFSKSPLWRIIVLTDNHNTFDKIVKIADGFPSRERGRLLLERRDQWYPPAHPELRDDWRPCAWAKQFLAEALPDEDAVVYVDTDVVFLGPAETMWSLFGSLDPQELIALSVEPQYLFDEPKRFHAGSIGLNTGVMVTNLTRQRQLPGGSLGSAMIQAGLLNTRYLYRHDQDALNHYLKKKPHLFLEISPRWNFIVGACNRKAPYCEDCVTYGIVVLHGADATFYRPIDRKFLAIYDSLLHMSLDEDPRRLLAKIKRKLEALDYLSVKDFICHSYALFNHAVTASLSRLTSSLPCNH